Genomic window (Chloroflexi bacterium ADurb.Bin180):
AGGCGCTCAACTACCGGCCGCGCGCCGCGGCCAAGGCCCTGGCCGCGGGCCACAGCAACGTCATCGCCCTGCTCTACCCCATCTACCTGCACGACTTTCAGATGTTCCTCAGCACCTTCACCCTGGCCATCGGCGAGGTCCTGGCCGACTCGGACTATGGCCTCGAGGTGCGGCCGGTGCTGCGCGGCCGCGCCGAACAGCAAGAGCTGGAGGCCAGCATCAACTCGGGCTCGATGGACGGCGCGCTGCTGGTGCACACGCAGCTCCAGGACCCGCGCGTGCCGCTCTTGCAAAAGGCTCGCATCCCCTTTGTGATGATCGGCCGCTGCGCAGACAACAGCGGTCTGTACTTTGTGGATACCGACATCGATGCCGCAGTGCGGCTGGCTGTGGAGCACCTGGTGCAGCTCGGCCATCGCTGCGTGCCGCTGGTGGGCGCAGAGAAGGAAAGCAAGTACAGCACCACCGTGGCCCACCGCCTGCAGGCGGCCTACCTCCAGGCACTGGCCGAGTTCGGCCTGCCCTCATCGTGCCGCCTCTTTATCGACGCTGCCCCGCTCTCGCTGATGGTCGAGCGCGTCAAGGAGCTCCTGCGCAGCCGCCGGCGCCCGCGCCCCACCGCCATCGCCTGCGCCAACGAGGCGGCAGTAATGTGCACCTACAAGGCGGCCGCCGAACTGGGCCTGCGCATCCCCGACGACCTGGCCGTGCTCGGCTATGCCGATAGCCCCCTCTACCCGCTGCTGCCAGTCCCCACGACCACCGTGTTCGACCACGTGGCCGACCTGGGGCGCGTGGCGGCGCGGATGCTGCTGACCCGCCTCGAAGGCAACGAACCAGAGCCGCCCCAGGTGCTGCTGCCGCCGCGCCTGGTGGCGCGCGCCTCAACCGTAAGCCCACCGCAAGAAGGAGCACGCCCATGACCCTGCTCGGCTTTCAGCCCGACCCCGATTTCAACCGGCTGCGCACGGCGCTCTTTTGCCGCCAGCCGGACCGCGTGCCCCTGGCCGAGCTGTGGATCGATGCACCGGTCAAAGAGGCCATCCTGGGCCGCCACATTGGCAACTCGTTTGTCGATCCGGACTATGACGTCGAGGCCGATATCGACTTTATGTACGGTGCCGGCTATGACTATGTGCACGTCGAGCCGCGCTACTCCTTCCCGATGAAGCCCGGGCTGGAGGTCCCCGAGAATGCCGGCACGGTGCTCAACTGGGCCGATTTCGGCGACTATCAATGGCCCACCATCGCCGATGTCGATTTCCACTGGCTCGACCGCGCGGTGCAGTACCTGCCTTCTGGCATGGGCATCATCACCGGCACCAGCGGCATTTTCGAGGCGGCCTGGCGCATCACCGGCTTTACCACCTTTTGCCTGCTGATGCACGACCAGCCCGACCTCGTGGCGGCCATTATGCAGCGCGTCGGCGCGCTGCTCCTGCAGATCTTTGAGCGTGGCGCGGCCTACCCCAGGGTCGGCGCGATGTGGATCAGCGACGACATCGCTTACGCCTCGGGGCCGATGCTGCCGCCCGCTTTCTACCGCCAGCACCTCTTCCCCTGGTATCGCCAGATGGCCGACATCTGCCGCCAGCGCGACCTGCCCTTCCTCTACCACTCGGACGGCCTGCTGTGGAAGGTGCTGCCCGACCTCATCGCGGCCGGTTTCAACGCCATCCAGCCGATAGAGCCCAAAGTGATGGACATTGTCGAGCTCAAGCGCCAGGTCGGCGACCGGCTCTGCCTCATCGGCAACATCGACCTGGGCTACACCCTGACCCGCGGCACCCCCGCCGAAGTCGAAGCGGAGGTGCGCGAACGCATTCGCACCGTTGGTCCTGGCGGCGGCTACTGCGTGGGTTCCAGCAATACCGTCACCTACTATGTGCCGCCGCAGAACTATATCGCCATGATCGAGGCCACGCGCCGCTACGGCAAGTACCCGTTGGAGGGCGTCTAGCCCGCTCTCCGGCTCACCCTGGCCAAGCGCCGGGCGGCTCCCTGGCCGAGCAGAACGAATCCAAAGGAGGAGACGATGGCAAAGAGACTGGCCTGGCACCGAAGCGTACTGGTTGCACTCACCCTGCTGGCGCTG
Coding sequences:
- a CDS encoding methylcobalamin:coenzyme M methyltransferase encodes the protein MTLLGFQPDPDFNRLRTALFCRQPDRVPLAELWIDAPVKEAILGRHIGNSFVDPDYDVEADIDFMYGAGYDYVHVEPRYSFPMKPGLEVPENAGTVLNWADFGDYQWPTIADVDFHWLDRAVQYLPSGMGIITGTSGIFEAAWRITGFTTFCLLMHDQPDLVAAIMQRVGALLLQIFERGAAYPRVGAMWISDDIAYASGPMLPPAFYRQHLFPWYRQMADICRQRDLPFLYHSDGLLWKVLPDLIAAGFNAIQPIEPKVMDIVELKRQVGDRLCLIGNIDLGYTLTRGTPAEVEAEVRERIRTVGPGGGYCVGSSNTVTYYVPPQNYIAMIEATRRYGKYPLEGV
- the ccpA gene encoding Catabolite control protein A — translated: MTTIYDVAREAGVSIGTVSYVLNNTKRVRPETVQKVQQAMQALNYRPRAAAKALAAGHSNVIALLYPIYLHDFQMFLSTFTLAIGEVLADSDYGLEVRPVLRGRAEQQELEASINSGSMDGALLVHTQLQDPRVPLLQKARIPFVMIGRCADNSGLYFVDTDIDAAVRLAVEHLVQLGHRCVPLVGAEKESKYSTTVAHRLQAAYLQALAEFGLPSSCRLFIDAAPLSLMVERVKELLRSRRRPRPTAIACANEAAVMCTYKAAAELGLRIPDDLAVLGYADSPLYPLLPVPTTTVFDHVADLGRVAARMLLTRLEGNEPEPPQVLLPPRLVARASTVSPPQEGARP